A single Eremothecium sinecaudum strain ATCC 58844 chromosome VIII, complete sequence DNA region contains:
- the RTT105 gene encoding Rtt105p (Syntenic homolog of Ashbya gossypii AER395W; Syntenic homolog of Saccharomyces cerevisiae YER104W (RTT105)) translates to MNRNLCSSPPRLHYEENDEDLTPDLSSEDENHQLHSEGSVVNNIINRRRKMRQDIHNPSSSPISKSKIQYDISKQSRRAIRDSRLLNNRGDMSQYVMDKEWEKSLNQLNEEAEKHAIKEDYINDILDDLSVHSNQSVPSNAPSDEPHRDKSDSSSDYNELLHFLEQQEEYERWLEDEQRQIEAMMETFNIG, encoded by the coding sequence ATGAATCGAAATCTATGTAGCAGTCCTCCAAGACTACATTATGAGGAAAATGATGAAGACCTCACGCCAGACCTTTCTTCGGAAGACGAAAATCATCAGTTACATTCTGAAGGATCAGTGGTAAACAACATCATTAACAGACGCCGCAAAATGAGACAAGATATCCATAACCCATCTTCGTCACCTATATCAAAGTCTAAGATTCAGTATGACATCTCAAAACAAAGTAGGCGCGCAATCCGAGACAGCAGGCTGCTCAATAACCGCGGCGATATGTCACAATATGTCATGGACAAAGAATGGGAAAAGTCACTGAACCAGCTGAATGAAGAGGCTGAAAAGCATGCAATTAAGGAGGACTACATAAACGATATACTTGATGACCTCAGCGTCCACAGCAACCAGTCTGTGCCATCGAACGCGCCTTCCGACGAACCGCATCGCGACAAAAGCGACTCGAGCAGTGACTATAACGAACTGCTGCACTTTCTGGAGCAGCAGGAGGAATACGAGCGCTGGCTGGAGGATGAACAGCGCCAAATTGAGGCAATGATGGAAACCTTCAACATCGGCTAG